A segment of the Frankineae bacterium MT45 genome:
TGCGCATCTCCCGTCGCAGTGCTGACCCGTTCGCTCGACTGGTGGCCGGTGCCGCCACCATCTGGATCTGCGGTCAGGCGCTGATCAACATCGGGTACGTGACGGGCCTGCTCCCCGTCACCGGCATTCCACTGCCTTTCATCTCCGCCGGTGGCACATCGCTGCTGGCCACCTTCGTCGTCTTCGGGATGCTCGTCTCCTTTGCCCGCCACGAGCCGGAGGCGGTGGCGAGTGCGCAGGCCCGTGTTGCGGCCGGTGAGCGGGGCCGCCTCGAGCGGTGGCTGCGGATCACCCCCGCCAAGCCTTATGTGGCGCCTGGTCGGACGCGCCGTCCGACCGCCAAGTCGGCCACCCGGGAGCGCCCGGCATCCCGTCCGGCCGCGCCCCGCCCCGCTGCTGGACGCCCGGCCGCTGGGCGTCCGGCTGCGCCCCGCCCGGCCGCCGCGCGCGCTGAACCGAGAAGTGCAGCGAAGCCGACCCCGCGCTCGCCTCGGCTGGCCGCCACCGGGACCGAGGGCACGGCCCGACCCGCTCAGAACGGGCGCGGCCGACCCGCCTCCAACAGCCGGGGAACGGACTCCCGGCGCGCATGACGAAAAGACCGAGCATTGTGGTCGCCGGCGGTCACTCAGCCGGCCACATCGAACCGGCCATGGCGGTGGCGGATGCCGTTCGCCGTCTCAATCCCGACGCGCAAGTCACCGCGCTCGGAACCGTGCGTGGTCTGGATACCCGCCTCATCCCGGCCCGGGGCTACCCGCTGGAACTGATCCCGCCGGTGCCGCTGCCGCGGAGATTGAACCGTGATCTGCTGGCGACACCGAACCGGGTCCGCAAGGCCGTCCGGGCGACGACGGACGTGCTGCGCCGGGTCGAGGCCGACGTCGTCGTCGGATTCGGTGGCTATATCGCGATGCCGGCCTACCTGGCGGCCCGCCGGCTCGGCATTCCCATCGTGATTCACGAGGCGAATGCGCAGCCCGGAGTGGCCAACAAGGTGGGCGCCCGCCTCACCCGGCACGTCTACACCGCTTCGACGAGCGTGAGCCTGCCCCACTCGCAGGCGATCGGTATTCCGCTCCGCCCGCAGATCAGCCACCTCGACCGGGCTGCGCTACGCGCCGAGGCCAGGGAGCGTTTCGGACTGCGCCCGGACCTGGTGACGCTCATGGTCACCGGGGGATCGCAGGGTGCGCAGGCGATCAACGCTGCTGTAGCCGGGGCCCGGACCGCGCTGGCCGCCGCCGACGTGCAGGTGCTACACATCGTCGGACCGCTGAACGACGCGGCGGATCCGGACGGGGTGCCGGATCAGACCACCGCCCCATACGTGGCGGTGAAGTTCGTCGACGACATGCAGTACGCGTACGCCGCCGCCGACTTCGTGCTCTGCCGCTCGGGGGCGATGACGGTGGCCGAGTTGAGCGCCGTCGGACTCCCTGCGGCCTACGTGCCTCTCCCGCTGCGCGGGGGCGAGCAGGGTCGCAACGCCGAGCCGATCGTTGCCGCTGGGGGCGCGATCCTCGTTAGCAACGCTGACCTCACCCCGCAGTGGATCATCGACGAGGTCATCAGCCGGCTCGTCGATCCGGAGCAGTTGGCTCGCCTCACCGCTGCCGCCGCCGGCGCCGGCGTGCGCGATGCGGACGAGGTGCTAGCCCGGGCCGCACTTGAACTAGCCGAAGCCACACCCGCCAACCGGCCGAATGCAGGAGAATGACATCGTGACCCGCCCGACGCAAGACGCCTCCGCCGACCGGCCGGAGGACTGGGCTGCGCCCGGTGCCGCCCTGGTGCGAAGTGCTGCCACCGACGAGATCCCGGCG
Coding sequences within it:
- a CDS encoding UDP-N-acetylglucosamine-N-acetylmuramylpentapeptide N-acetylglucosamine transferase yields the protein MTKRPSIVVAGGHSAGHIEPAMAVADAVRRLNPDAQVTALGTVRGLDTRLIPARGYPLELIPPVPLPRRLNRDLLATPNRVRKAVRATTDVLRRVEADVVVGFGGYIAMPAYLAARRLGIPIVIHEANAQPGVANKVGARLTRHVYTASTSVSLPHSQAIGIPLRPQISHLDRAALRAEARERFGLRPDLVTLMVTGGSQGAQAINAAVAGARTALAAADVQVLHIVGPLNDAADPDGVPDQTTAPYVAVKFVDDMQYAYAAADFVLCRSGAMTVAELSAVGLPAAYVPLPLRGGEQGRNAEPIVAAGGAILVSNADLTPQWIIDEVISRLVDPEQLARLTAAAAGAGVRDADEVLARAALELAEATPANRPNAGE